The Alnus glutinosa chromosome 7, dhAlnGlut1.1, whole genome shotgun sequence genome includes a region encoding these proteins:
- the LOC133874245 gene encoding NDR1/HIN1-like protein 10, which yields MAEKQPHLNGAYYGPSVPPPSRSYHSQGHDGGCGCCGCLLKLIGGVVVVVGLAVLIFWLVFRPNRIKFQVTDASLTQFNFTTTTNMLYYNLALDVTIRNPNKKIGIYYDRIEANAFYEDQRFGTDALTPFYQGHKNTTVLTPVFKGQQFALLGANELSVLNSEKNLGVFDIHVKLNLRVRFKLGKVKTWRMKPKINCDLKVPLSSNGISVVGFETTKCDIGF from the coding sequence ATGGCAGAGAAACAACCCCACTTGAACGGAGCCTACTACGGCCCTTCAGTCCCGCCACCCAGCCGATCCTACCACAGCCAGGGCCACGACGGAGGGTGCGGCTGCTGCGGCTGCCTTTTGAAACTCATCGGCGGCGTTGTTGTCGTTGTAGGCCTTGCGGTGCTCATCTTCTGGCTCGTCTTCCGCCCCAACAGGATCAAGTTTCAAGTCACCGATGCCTCGCTCACCCAGTTCAActtcaccaccaccaccaacatGCTCTACTACAATCTCGCTCTCGACGTCACCATcagaaacccaaacaaaaagaTCGGCATATACTACGATCGCATCGAAGCCAACGCTTTCTACGAGGACCAGAGGTTTGGCACGGACGCGTTGACCCCGTTTTACCAAGGCCACAAGAACACGACCGTTCTAACTCCGGTGTTTAAAGGGCAACAGTTTGCTTTGCTTGGAGCTAATGAGCTTTCCGTGCTTAATTCGGAGAAGAATCTTGGGGTTTTTGATATTCATGTTAAGCTCAATCTCCGGGTTAGATTTAAGTTGGGCAAGGTCAAGACATGGAGGATGAAGCCCAAGATCAATTGCGACTTGAAGGTTCCTTTGAGTTCTAATGGAATATCAGTTGTTGGTTTCGAGACTACCAAGTGCGACATCGGTTTCTGA